One segment of Pseudanabaena sp. FACHB-2040 DNA contains the following:
- a CDS encoding D-glycerate dehydrogenase, with protein MSRSKIFVTRRLPISLSPLEAVAEVVLWPERQPPPYEVLRRESQRCEGLLCLLTDRIDAALLQASPQLKVVSQMAVGYDNIDVKAATALKIPVGHTPGVLTEATADLTWALLMAAARRVVEGDRFTRSGQWTTWEPDLLLGPDVAGATLGIVGLGRIGQAVARRALGFDMRVLYTAPRPVDKALEQQIRAEYVDLSRVLREADFITLHVPLTTATHHLLGAAQFQQMKPTAVLINTARGAIVDQKALYEALQAGQLAGAALDVTEPEPTPLTEPLLSLPSVIVTPHIGSASRQAREKMAQIAIANLLAGLRDDPLPHCVNSEIYG; from the coding sequence ATGAGCCGTTCTAAAATCTTTGTCACTCGCCGACTGCCCATTTCTCTCTCACCGCTAGAAGCTGTGGCGGAGGTTGTGCTTTGGCCTGAGCGGCAGCCCCCGCCTTATGAGGTGCTGCGGCGCGAGAGCCAGCGCTGTGAAGGGCTGCTGTGTTTGTTGACCGACCGCATTGATGCAGCACTGCTGCAGGCTTCACCCCAGCTCAAGGTGGTGAGCCAGATGGCAGTCGGTTACGACAATATTGATGTCAAGGCTGCCACCGCGCTCAAAATCCCGGTGGGCCATACGCCAGGGGTATTGACCGAAGCAACGGCGGATTTGACCTGGGCTTTGCTCATGGCAGCGGCGCGGCGCGTAGTTGAGGGCGATCGGTTTACCCGCTCAGGCCAGTGGACGACCTGGGAGCCTGACCTGCTCTTAGGACCTGATGTGGCGGGAGCGACCCTCGGCATTGTGGGGCTCGGTCGCATTGGTCAGGCGGTAGCTCGGCGGGCGCTAGGGTTTGATATGCGAGTGCTTTATACAGCGCCTCGACCGGTTGATAAAGCCCTTGAGCAGCAGATCAGGGCTGAGTACGTTGACCTGAGTAGGGTTTTGCGAGAGGCCGACTTTATTACCCTGCACGTGCCGCTAACCACAGCAACGCATCATCTCTTAGGGGCAGCTCAGTTTCAGCAGATGAAGCCGACTGCCGTTTTGATCAACACGGCTCGTGGTGCCATCGTCGATCAGAAGGCGCTGTATGAGGCACTGCAGGCAGGGCAGCTAGCCGGGGCAGCGCTAGATGTTACTGAGCCGGAACCAACGCCACTGACAGAACCACTGCTCAGCCTACCCTCTGTCATTGTGACGCCCCACATCGGCAGTGCCAGCCGTCAGGCTCGTGAGAAGATGGCGCAGATAGCAATAGCTAACCTGCTGGCTGGCTTGCGAGACGATCCTTTACCTCATTGCGTAAATTCGGAGATTTATGGTTGA
- a CDS encoding SDR family oxidoreductase, whose amino-acid sequence MVEASTRLRVLVVGATGGVGQLAVANLLEQGYPVRALTRSTEKVQRLFDNRVEAVVGDIRQPETLPPAMTGVGYLICATGTTAFPSQRWEIELPEGGGGLAGVIGWGRILTDATYRQQHSRNNPHIVDALGVANLVAAAPADLKRFVFISSVGIQRQKQFPFSALNAFGVLEAKQQGEQAIQQSGLPYTIIRPGRLIDGPYTSYDLNTLLQAKTQSKRGVAIGQGDTLAGDASRIDVAAACVACLQNPAAENQIFELVNQGSRPAELDWNRLFASLN is encoded by the coding sequence ATGGTTGAAGCTTCTACTCGGCTACGTGTTTTGGTGGTGGGTGCAACTGGCGGGGTTGGCCAGCTAGCAGTAGCCAACCTGCTGGAGCAGGGCTATCCGGTGCGAGCATTAACCCGCTCTACAGAGAAGGTGCAGCGGCTGTTTGACAATCGTGTTGAGGCCGTCGTGGGAGACATTCGCCAGCCGGAAACGCTGCCACCTGCAATGACGGGGGTGGGCTATCTAATTTGCGCCACCGGTACAACCGCGTTTCCCTCACAACGATGGGAAATTGAGCTGCCAGAGGGAGGCGGAGGACTAGCAGGTGTAATAGGGTGGGGCCGCATTCTCACCGATGCCACTTACCGTCAGCAGCACAGCCGCAATAATCCTCATATAGTTGATGCTCTAGGCGTTGCCAATCTGGTTGCCGCCGCTCCTGCCGACCTCAAGCGGTTTGTCTTTATTTCATCAGTCGGCATTCAGCGCCAAAAGCAGTTTCCGTTTTCGGCCCTAAACGCCTTTGGTGTACTCGAGGCAAAGCAGCAGGGAGAGCAGGCAATTCAGCAGTCGGGCTTGCCCTACACAATCATTCGACCGGGGCGGCTCATCGATGGCCCCTACACTTCCTATGACCTAAACACGCTGCTTCAAGCCAAAACCCAGAGCAAGCGAGGCGTGGCCATTGGTCAGGGCGACACTTTGGCTGGAGACGCCAGCCGCATTGACGTGGCTGCCGCCTGCGTAGCCTGCCTGCAAAACCCAGCGGCAGAAAACCAAATTTTTGAGCTAGTTAACCAGGGCAGCCGTCCGGCAGAACTCGACTGGAACCGCTTGTTTGCCAGCCTGAATTGA
- the secF gene encoding protein translocase subunit SecF yields MKLNVIKQRRLWWTISGLAILAGLVAMAISWQQIGTPLRPGLDFAGGTRLQLTRDCSVPDNCSEPIDLAVVRQVLAEQGLESSSLQVIGEDRQTLAVRTINLETEVRSQLQSSLENALGQFDPNSIQIDSVGPVIGQQLFASGLLALVVSFAGIIVYLSLRFEFDYAVFAIIALFHDVLITAGVFAALGLVLGVEIDSLFIVALLTIVGFSVNDTVVIYDRVRESIKLQPSEHIDKLVDDSVNQTLARSINTSLTTTLPLLAILLFGGQTLKYFALALIIGFVSGAYSSIFVASTMLAFWRERTGRAYATQADAEPLPGTVEDTP; encoded by the coding sequence ATGAAGCTCAACGTTATTAAGCAGCGCCGCCTCTGGTGGACAATCTCGGGTCTGGCCATCCTGGCAGGGTTGGTGGCGATGGCGATCTCCTGGCAGCAGATAGGGACGCCGCTGCGGCCTGGACTCGATTTTGCCGGGGGCACCCGGCTGCAGCTAACGCGGGACTGTTCAGTGCCCGACAACTGCAGCGAGCCGATTGATCTGGCTGTTGTGCGTCAGGTGCTAGCTGAGCAGGGGCTAGAGAGCAGTAGCCTGCAGGTTATAGGCGAAGACCGGCAGACTCTGGCGGTGCGAACGATTAATCTAGAGACTGAGGTGCGATCGCAACTGCAGTCCTCCCTCGAAAACGCTTTGGGCCAGTTTGACCCCAACTCAATTCAAATTGACTCAGTTGGGCCAGTAATCGGGCAACAGCTCTTTGCCTCAGGTCTGCTAGCACTCGTAGTTTCGTTTGCTGGTATCATTGTTTACCTCAGTCTTCGTTTTGAGTTTGACTACGCAGTTTTTGCGATTATTGCTCTGTTCCACGATGTTCTCATTACTGCTGGCGTCTTCGCTGCCTTGGGTTTGGTCTTAGGGGTTGAGATAGACAGCCTATTTATTGTGGCCCTGCTGACCATCGTTGGATTTTCGGTTAACGATACGGTAGTCATCTACGACCGAGTGCGTGAGAGCATTAAGCTTCAGCCCAGTGAGCACATTGATAAGCTCGTTGATGACTCCGTCAATCAGACGCTAGCCCGCTCTATCAACACCAGTCTGACCACCACGCTGCCCCTGCTAGCCATCCTGCTGTTTGGCGGGCAAACACTTAAGTATTTTGCCCTGGCTCTAATTATTGGGTTTGTCTCCGGAGCCTACTCCAGCATCTTTGTGGCCAGTACAATGCTGGCCTTCTGGCGAGAGCGAACAGGCCGAGCTTACGCGACCCAGGCCGACGCTGAGCCCCTGCCCGGAACGGTTGAAGACACTCCTTAA
- the secD gene encoding protein translocase subunit SecD, which produces MARQRLLLAVIFALAIAAVLVIVQIPTRLGLDLRGGSQLTLQVQTTDKVREITPEALDAVKRVVEGRVNGLGVSEALVQELGSDQLLVQLPDINDPEQAERVLGGTAQLEFRAQRPGTEQQIVVENQVLQGHLQELAALQQTQSRGLPDSDAVSELEQLQAAIATSEAAIADLFEPPQLTGEALTNAQAGLPPSGSIWQVEIQFDREGGERFADLTRSIAGTGRGLGIFLDNRLISSPTVDVQYAETGIAGGGAVISGNFDAASAQDLAIQLRGGALPVPVEIVENRTVGPTLGRDSIQSSLYAGIGGLVLVLIFMAVYYRLPGILADLSLVIYALLTWAAFNLLGVTLTLPGIAGFILSIGMAVDANVLIFERTREELRSGKTLYRSVEAGFYRAFSSILDSNVTTLIACGALFWLGAGLVRGFALTLAIGVAISMFTALTCSRTFLLFSLSLPQFRKPELFCPGLKQAPKY; this is translated from the coding sequence ATGGCAAGACAACGGTTACTGCTGGCGGTCATTTTTGCATTGGCCATCGCGGCTGTCCTGGTGATCGTACAAATTCCGACCCGGTTGGGCCTGGATTTGCGGGGTGGCTCTCAGCTGACGCTACAGGTCCAGACCACTGATAAGGTGAGGGAAATTACTCCCGAGGCCCTAGATGCGGTTAAACGGGTGGTGGAGGGTCGGGTTAATGGTTTGGGTGTCTCAGAGGCGCTTGTGCAGGAGCTAGGCAGTGACCAGCTCTTGGTTCAGCTACCCGACATCAATGATCCTGAGCAGGCAGAGCGGGTGTTGGGCGGTACGGCCCAGCTAGAGTTTCGGGCGCAAAGGCCCGGCACCGAGCAGCAAATTGTGGTTGAGAATCAGGTTCTTCAGGGGCACCTGCAGGAGTTGGCCGCACTGCAGCAGACCCAGTCACGGGGCCTGCCTGACTCAGATGCCGTGAGTGAGCTGGAGCAGCTACAGGCTGCGATCGCAACCAGCGAAGCCGCCATTGCCGACCTATTTGAACCGCCTCAGCTAACAGGTGAAGCCCTAACCAACGCCCAGGCGGGTCTACCGCCGAGTGGATCAATTTGGCAGGTAGAGATCCAGTTTGATCGAGAAGGCGGCGAACGGTTTGCCGATCTGACCCGCAGCATAGCTGGCACCGGACGTGGTTTAGGCATTTTTCTTGACAATCGCCTGATCAGCTCGCCCACCGTTGATGTGCAGTACGCCGAAACCGGCATTGCTGGGGGTGGAGCTGTTATTTCGGGCAACTTTGACGCTGCCTCTGCCCAAGATCTAGCCATTCAGCTGCGCGGTGGTGCACTGCCAGTGCCTGTCGAAATCGTTGAAAACCGCACCGTAGGACCGACTTTGGGCCGTGACAGTATCCAGAGCAGCCTATACGCAGGCATAGGCGGCCTAGTTTTGGTGCTGATTTTTATGGCCGTTTACTACCGCCTGCCAGGCATCCTGGCCGATCTGTCGCTGGTGATCTATGCTCTGCTGACCTGGGCCGCCTTCAATCTACTGGGCGTTACCCTGACTCTACCCGGTATCGCCGGGTTTATTCTCAGCATTGGCATGGCTGTTGACGCCAATGTGCTGATTTTTGAGCGCACTCGCGAAGAACTGCGCTCAGGCAAAACCCTCTACCGCTCCGTAGAGGCCGGTTTTTACCGAGCCTTCTCCAGCATTCTTGACAGCAATGTCACTACGCTGATCGCCTGTGGTGCTTTGTTCTGGTTGGGAGCCGGCCTGGTTCGAGGATTTGCCCTAACCCTGGCCATTGGAGTCGCCATTAGCATGTTTACGGCACTGACCTGTAGCCGTACTTTTCTGCTGTTTAGTCTCTCCCTGCCTCAGTTCCGCAAGCCTGAACTGTTTTGTCCGGGGTTAAAGCAGGCCCCCAAGTACTAA